A genome region from Populus alba chromosome 5, ASM523922v2, whole genome shotgun sequence includes the following:
- the LOC118051399 gene encoding flavonoid 3'-monooxygenase CYP75B137, with product MIRTIKYLLEDINMDVSATILVTLSAIFSVIWYGWIYAKSMKRTSSLPPGPRGLPLIGNLASLEPDIHSYFAKLAQTHGPIFKLQLGYKLGIVVTSPSLASEVLKDHDITFANRDIPDVSRAMDYGRSNIVATPYGPEWRMLRKVCVAKMLSNATLDSLYPLRSREVRNTIKYIYSHAGSPINVGDQLFLAVFNVVTSMLWGGTVHGKDRASSGAEFRGVVAEMTELLSKPNVSDFFPSLARFDLQGVVKKMRGLAMKLEQIFEKMIDERLKVDEINGTRDAARSRSTECEDFLGFLLKLKDEGDPKTPLTMTHVKALLMDMVVGGTETSSNSVEFAMAEIMRKPEVMRKAQQELDEVIGKDRMVEESDINKLPYLYAIMKESLRLHPVLPLLVPHCPSQTCTVGGYTIPKGVRVFVNVWAIHRDPTVWENPLDFNPERFLNGSSKWDYTGSDLSYFPFGSGRRSCAGIAMAERMFMYFLATLLHCFDWELPEGKEPDLSEKFGIVIKLNNPLVLIPAPRLPDPNLYE from the exons ATGATCAGAACCATCAAGTATTTGCTTGAAGATATCAACATGGACGTGTCTGCAACCATACTAGTTACCCTCTCCGCCATCTTTTCAGTCATCTGGTATGGATGGATATACGCCAAATCTATGAAGAGGACCTCCTCTCTACCACCAGGTCCGAGAGGCCTCCCATTGATCGGCAACCTTGCGTCTCTTGAACCAGATATTCATTCTTATTTTGCAAAGCTGGCTCAAACTCACGGCCCAATATTCAAGCTTCAACTCGGCTACAAGCTCGGTATTGTTGTGACCTCCCCTTCGCTGGCCTCCGAAGTTCTCAAAGATCATGACATTACGTTTGCCAACCGTGACATTCCTGATGTGAGTCGAGCAATGGACTACGGTCGGTCCAACATAGTTGCGACCCCGTATGGTCCTGAATGGAGGATGCTGAGAAAAGTATGCGTCGCCAAGATGCTTAGCAACGCCACCCTGGATTCTCTCTACCCCCTTCGCTCCCGGGAAGTTCGAAACACCATCAAGTACATTTATAGCCATGCAGGGTCACCGATCAACGTGGGAGATCAGCTTTTTCTAGCCGTGTTCAATGTCGTAACCAGCATGTTATGGGGTGGCACGGTCCATGGAAAAGACAGGGCTAGCTCAGGTGCAGAGTTTAGAGGAGTGGTGGCTGAGATGACAGAGTTATTGAGCAAGCCCAACGTTTCGGATTTTTTCCCTAGCCTGGCTAGATTCGATCTGCAGGGTGTGGTGAAGAAGATGCGTGGTCTGGCCATGAAGCTCGAGCAGATCTTCGAGAAAATGATTGATGAACGATTGAAGGTTGATGAGATCAATGGTACGAGGGATGCAGCCAGGAGCAGAAGCACAGAGTGCGAGGACTTCTTGGGATTCTTGCTGAAGTTGAAGGACGAGGGAGATCCCAAAACACCACTCACCATGACTCACGTCAAAGCCTTACTCATG GATATGGTCGTGGGTGGCACAGAAACATCCTCGAACTCAGTTGAGTTCGCCATGGCTGAGATTATGAGGAAACCAGAAGTGATGAGAAAAGCACAGCAAGAACTGGACGAAGTGATTGGAAAGGACAGAATGGTAGAGGAATCTGACATAAACAAATTGCCATATCTCTATGCAATCATGAAGGAGTCATTGAGGCTGCACCCAGTGCTTCCATTACTAGTCCCTCATTGCCCTAGTCAAACATGCACTGTGGGAGGCTACACCATCCCCAAGGGCGTTAGGGTTTTTGTGAACGTCTGGGCTATACACAGGGACCCTACAGTATGGGAAAATCCATTAGATTTTAATCCTGAGAGGTTCTTGAATGGTAGCAGTAAGTGGGACTATACTGGGAGTGACCTGAGCTACTTTCCGTTCGGGTCTGGACGGAGAAGCTGTGCTGGAATCGCCATGGCTGAGAGGATGTTCATGTACTTCCTCGCCACGCTCTTACACTGTTTTGACTGGGAATTACCAGAGGGAAAGGAGCCAGATCTTTCAGAGAAGTTTGGGATCGTTATAAAGTTGAATAATCCTCTTGTTTTGATCCCAGCTCCAAGGTTACCTGATCCAAACCTCTATGAGTAG